From Diospyros lotus cultivar Yz01 chromosome 4, ASM1463336v1, whole genome shotgun sequence, a single genomic window includes:
- the LOC127800284 gene encoding uncharacterized serine-rich protein C215.13, with amino-acid sequence MGSCISKCSRKRKREEESVTVQDKLVISQAPLAMNFPPKISTKQNVVQPLSPSSTSTSSDSSLSCTIRTNTSAPCSIASTLSSSSSCLSSTLSSKERSFSNEFLWACVKENPQIIYTDLAKGSPQKTVPTKAPLAKKLGTSTAQKRARASSPTLSRQKSFRRDHTTERPNNSPSYSLPNRALRSPSPSRRFTNSTAKESCSRSTTTSTISRASPKGVNLRPPSPSKSNFSKELRPCLVNREMSSAYRNINGGEVVSKQDMEDIDNPLIALDCFIFL; translated from the coding sequence ATGGGATCTTGCATTAGCAAATGCAGCCGCAAGAGAAAGAGGGAGGAAGAATCAGTCACTGTTCAAGACAAGCTGGTAATTTCTCAAGCTCCATTAGCTATGAATTTCCCTCCCAAGATCTCAACTAAACAAAATGTGGTGCAGCCTCTCTCCCCTTCTTCTACTTCCACTTCTTCCGATTCTTCGCTTTCTTGCACTATTCGTACTAACACAAGCGCCCCGTGTTCTATCGCATCCACCTTATCATCTTCCTCTTCGTGCCTGTCCTCAACCCTGAGCTCGAAGGAGCGGTCCTTTTCCAACGAGTTCCTCTGGGCTTGTGTTAAGGAGAACCCGCAAATAATTTACACGGATCTGGCCAAGGGGAGCCCTCAAAAGACGGTTCCCACAAAGGCTCCACTGGCCAAGAAGCTAGGTACTTCAACTGCCCAGAAGAGAGCTAGGGCAAGCTCGCCAACTCTTTCCAGGCAGAAGAGCTTCAGGAGGGACCACACAACCGAGAGGCCTAATAATTCGCCGTCGTATTCTCTTCCAAATAGGGCTTTGAGGTCGCCATCTCCAAGTAGAAGATTCACAAACAGTACAGCAAAGGAAAGCTGTTCCAGGAGTACTACTACTTCTACAATATCTAGGGCAAGCCCAAAGGGAGTAAATCTCAGGCCACCAAGTCCAAGCAAGAGCAATTTCAGTAAGGAATTAAGGCCGTGTTTGGTGAACAGAGAGATGTCCAGTGCTTACAGGAATATTAATGGTGGAGAAGTGGTGTCTAAGCAAGACATGGAGGACATTGATAACCCTCTCATTGCCTTGGACTGTTTCATCTTtctttga